In Anopheles bellator chromosome 2, idAnoBellAS_SP24_06.2, whole genome shotgun sequence, the genomic stretch ccactggcactggcacttcCAAACAGCTTCCCCAGGCGTTTGCCTGACGACGGAACGTGTAGGTTCATGTTCTCGCAGTCCTCGTCCCGAGCCGAGGAGCGACGACCGCCGCAAGcggagtgctgctgctgggcggccATTGGAGTTTCGGCAGGTGTGCTGCCACTGTTCAGGCTGGTGCTCTTGTCCGACGACGAGCACATCGTGTCGTGGTCGAGGCTGcggtgctgccgctggtggtgataGTACAGCACACTGTTATCCGAGTGGACCGTCTGTATCGGGACGCCGTCCGACATGCGCCGGTTGTTACTGTACTGGTCTAGGCTAATGGCGCGATTCGAACCAAAATACGTGCGATTAGTATGCTGTATGTTGCCGTGCGAGCCACGGATGCGCGTACCTGTGGTGTAGTATTCACCGATCATCGAGGGGCGCTTCTCGCGGCTACCCTTCCGGGAGTTCGGGTGTGACTGTTTGCGGTGGATGCTTTCCGTGTCGACCTTAAACTTGGACGTTTTCTCCGCCACCTTCATTTTGGCAAACAcgattgtgtttgtgtttgtttgtttgttcgtttcattGTTTCGAACGATCCGGCACCGGATTTTTCCGGTGTCATTGCATTCCGGATTGAGCATTTTTGCCGGTTGTTTTGGCGCGTGTGcgcattcggttcggtttcggtttggttgcCGTGTATTTGGCGTGCGTATTCCAGCGTGGCATAGTTGTGAGGAAACGATTTTATGTGGCAACGGTTTGTGCGACAGCCAGCCGCGTTGATGGTTTCGCAGAAAGggggagaaaacaaaacggaagtCGTTAATAAACGCGTTTTCGTTGGCGTTACTGCGCGGCTAATCGATAATCCGAAGCAAGCACAGGATGGCGTATAAGCTTAAGAACGATGCTAAACAAAATGAAGGCGATTCTCGGGGGCTAGTCGATATGCTGATGATCAATCTCTAAATGAAATCAGGCCGAGCATATCTACCTGAACATtcttttaaaacaaattcaaaaattgcaatatttaaaatcaaaGCGCAATTCTTAACCATTTGaagattttgtaaaataatttcTTAGCATGCGACATGCGCGGGATGAAAGCTCGGCAATATGATCTACGATGAGGCCGCACACTAAAGCGCCACTACTTCGTCCGAAGTTGTTCTAGCGTCGATCGAACGGCGTGCGTTTCCCAACCTCAAGTTCACTCCCTTTCAAACAATCTCAGCACGGTACGGGCCTAGCTCCCGGCGCGCCTCAGCCGCCCCACTTACGTCGACTTCGGTGGCCGTCTCGGAGTCGCCACTTTCGCTGCCCTCCGGTAGGTCGTGTAGTTCCGCTGCAATTAAAATAGGCTCATCAACAGACGTTCTAGAGGCGGACTTTTGCGATGGGATACTACGTCGAGATTTCACGCTGATGCCGGACTGCGAACGGGGCAGCTGCGGGGAGCCACCGCTCTCGGACGAGGCCGCTTCCGCttcagcgatcgatcggcgcgtCTTGTTTGCGGCATCGTTCAACCGTctacggagagagagagagagagagagacgcgcCAATCATTAATGAGCTGCGGGCTGAACAGAGAATTGGTCCTATAATGTGGCTTACTTGTAGTAATCGAGAGCGACCCGCACTGGCGTGATGATCAGATCGGTCAGCTCCGGTAGAAGCTCGCCGAGCGCTTCGAACAGTGGCAGCAGTACCAGGCCGATGAAGCGCACCTGGCTGCCCGGTTTTGACACCTTGTCCGGGTCCATGAACGGAGTCACGGGGAGGCCTTCGGATTTTTCGGCCGCACTCTGGGCGAAGAACTCCTGCAGCAATCGATCGACCCACGGTTCGGCCACATCCATCGGACGCGCCTCGTTCGAAATGTCCGCCACCTTGATCAACACCATGCAGAGCTGCAAACACGCAACCGGATTGATTAGTATTTACGGTCTTAGAAGCCTTTGGCGCTGGACGGCCACTTACCAGATTGGTGTGCACTTTGTTGCCGTAATCGAACTCGGGCGTAGCCTCTTGGAACTGGGTAAGGATTTCGTTATGTCGGGCCATATCGGTGGCCAATATGCACCGGATAATTCCTTCACGCACGTCCCTGGATaataaaagagagagaagaacaACAAACGTAGTGTAGGTAGTGTAAGCTATACCGAGCAACAGCACACAGCGTGGCCACGTGATCCCTTCGGTTACAACTTGGGTGCGACACTCGGTCACCTCCCCTGCGGGGTTGGGGTCGTCATTATAAGTGAGTCGTTTGGAGATGATTTACACACGCCTAACTACGAGCTGCTCAATTATTTCCACCGAGCCCCACCGAGAACAGAGAGCGGAGCCCGGAACGTTAATGAGCGCTGCTAGTGGCGCGCCTGATGATGGTGCTTCGTGAGCCGCATCCGCAACGGTGACCATCGCCCCTTAGGCCGGGGTGGTGGTACGAAATCGAAAGGGTGTGCTGAAGGATGGGTTTACAATCTCATTTTCAATTACACCTTCGATTGCTACCGTGCCATTGGCCGAGACGGGGCCCAGTCGGCACACGGAACGCGACGTAAATGGGTGAGACACTTGGCGTGAAAGTGATGTGCGGCGACAGACTTGGGGCCAGCGCAGGGCAGGGCGCCCGTGGATCCGGTTGTCAGGGTGCGGGCCCACGTGTGTGCCAGCACCTAGACGCCACCAATTAATCTTCATTAGACGTCGTTGCAATTATCCATTTGTCTTCAAGTTCGATGAATGGTTTCAGTTTAAAACCGGATCGAAGCCGGACCTGATAAGCGAGTGGGAGCCACGTCCAGGTTTCCAGGGGCCGGCGGCTACCACTACCTACGGTCGCTGGTCGCCCGAGGACAATTTTCGCCATATTGAGCCACGCGCGTCAGAGCTGGTAATTggaatgtaattaattttctctccAAGCGGAGTACGTCGTGATGGAAAACAACCGTGGCCGGTCCGCTGGTCACTCTGCTGTTGCCGTGGACAGGTGGAACTGGCAGCGGTTGCTACCATTCGTATCTCGTTTCTTTGAGACACATTGTCGTGTGCTAATAATGTGCAGTTGACACTGCATTCGGCGTGTTCGTTTTGGTTCAGGGTTACGTTTTGTATTTTCTAGATAGTGATGGACACTAAAGCATAACCAAATGAAGAATAGTAGTTGTCTGAAAACTTACAAAGAAGCCTAGTAAACTTAGAGCTTAGCTCAACGATCAACAGAGCAGAATTCATTGAGTTAACCACCACCAGAGACCGTCCGGTTTGGTGAACTTAAAATACCAGACCAGAGCAGCCATACTTACTTGAACATCTCCTTGCTCATGTTACGGAATATGTTGCATTCTGGATGCTCTAGCAATCGAAACGCAATCGAGCAATGATGGTTTTCTAGCGGAGAAATGTCGTTGTACCTGAAAAAGGGCAAAAGTAAGTAAATATAAGTTAAACAGAAGCGAATACCTGGAACGAACGTCAGGCCACCTTCTATGTTTCAATAAACTACGCCCAACTCCTAAAGTGATTCCGCCTTatcgcagaaaaaaaaaccatgccACAATCTGTGCGAAGGCAAAACTCGAATGCTACACCGAGTAGCCGAGATTGCGGCGCATATGGTGAATGAATTGGACAGGAAAAGCATAGTTTCAATGCCCATCGTGCGGGTTGGGAAATCAAAACTCAACGAACTGGAAAGAGCACAATTTTGTTCGCTTGGAATGGCTTTCATTTGCCGTCGGTCCGACGGGCGCCAGGATGCGTCTGCCGGGACGGAAACGGGCACGGAACTGAAACCCTTCAATTGGGCAAACAAATGGTTCAATCAATTTGTGCAGTCAACAGCCGATGTGTGTGCTCCCTACACGCAAACTATCCTCTGCCCTGGCGGCGCTCtcgggtgtgtgcggtggccgcagcaTGCATCCTTCATCCCACAGGCCGTTCGATTTGGGCGGCCTGTACCGAGAGAGGCAAGAGATCGATTGCCTATCGATGCCCGTATCATGCCCGGTGGACGTAGGATGCCCAAAGCGGCTACAAACTCGTTGCACTTTTCaggtgtttttcttctccggaccgccggatccggattgGTTGAGTCCGGGTTTAGATTGGTTTCCAAAATTGACCCTTGACCCGAGAGGAGCAATTAGTTGGTATTTTCATTTTACGCCGATTGTAAACGCTTCACACACTCGGCGATGTGCTGGAGGAAAATTTAACTGATAATTTAACCATTTTCACACACAGTAAAGGCCAAAGCGTAATGGTACCTTTGAGCGAAACTAATTTAAGATGCGGAAAATTACACAGTATCAAACGAATCCCTACATCGACTACAATCTGTCAGGTAACTAGATTAGACAGTGGAGAAGCAAGCTTTACTTCATCTTGattggtttaaaaattgtttcatctttcttttcacacttcaaaaaactgatcaaaaaaacagaatcagtatcgaaagaaaatagaaGCAATAACATCCGTTCCATCAAAACCCTCATTTGCCTAATGGAGACGAACAAGATAATCAGCGCCAGCAACATCATTAGCTGATGGGGCATTAGTCGAATGGTGAGAAATTTTTTTCGCACAGCAATCCAAGTAGCCGACTGCAAACATTGTTGTCATTTTGCGGCGCAACTCAACTAACTACCGAGGAGTTTCCTAAGTAAAGGGTAGAGCAAAAGGAAATGGCCACAGGATAGACCAGCGGAGCTGTTCTCGGAACGGTCAACGGAGACCAGGTAGACTGAGAAGAAAGTTACCGCTTATACCGTgtaggaaaaatatttttctcgaaaattttctttttgttcatGCGAAAACCCATCCCCATCGAACCGACATTTCGATGTTGCGGGTTCTTAAAACAATACCAGGCTGCTACCGACACGACCCGAAGATGATTCCGGATTCTGGCAAGATAAACTGTACGAACAAAGTTTGGCGCACGAGACACAAAcattccggcttccggcgaagaaaagcggAAATCTTTGGCAAAGATTTTGTAGAAACATAACAGAGCCCACGAGAAGActgagcgagagaaagagagagcgggaaATAGAGAGATACAAATTGTTTGGAATCCGTACAGTGACCGGTGGAGAGCCTTTCGGACCACGGTGCGCATCATTTGAGACGCATTACGGCAGCAGAAACTTGACTGACTGACGTCttaatgttccttttttgaCGCAGGATAATCAGAATGTTGTGCGTCGTTTCCGAGCCGCTCGCCTCTTTTGGGCACCATCAATTCCAGAGACAGCCCCGAATGCGTGGGACTAATGAGTGCGCTCGGAAGGAACACAAGTCCAACCAAACAAGCCTTATCACTAATGAACCACCATGATTCAAGTGGAATGTGGTGTCAATTGGTTAATCTGCTCCATTCACATCTGTGGACATCTCAATCTCACCTCAGAGCCAGCTCCGTTCGGGCGTTAATTTGATAGATGTTGTTGTAGCCGGGATGGTCCAGATCGTGACAGATGCAGGACACTAGCAGCACCAGTACCTCCAGCTCGCCCAAACGCTGCACCAGATTCGTGTGCCAGGTGATGGCGTACATCTGCGGGGGACAAGAGACAAGAAGAAATGTGGGATGAGTGAAATTATTCGGCATCGGGTCTGATGCCCCACAGATGATGACGCATGATGATGTCCGCCGGGGGATTATGGACAATGTCGGCTGATTAGTCGGAGGAATGTGATGAGATTCTGGAAAGCTCATCCGAACACAATTTCCTCCGGATGGTGGACATTTTTGCGCTACTCTGTAAGTGTCTCGAAGGTCTCCGTATAAATGCACCACCCGACGAGGTGCCCTCTAACAGACGTTCCAAGCTTGGCACACAATACGGGTCGCAAAATGAAGCCCTTAACGCTGGTGCTCACTGTGTTTCTTCTGGGAGGCATCACCGTGCTACTGTCGGAGGTGTCAGCAGGTTGGTTAATctggtgtgttttttttttgttacctCAACTTTACTTCCAACCAATTGTTGTCCATCGCGCAATTCTAGCCCACCTACCGGTTCCGTACTTCGATCAGCGTCTCACCGGTGGACCGTTGTCGAGCAGTGACATTGCCTACTTGCGGCGGCTGGTCGAGTCGGAGTCCGCCGACGAGGTAACCACCGTGGAACCCGGCTCGTCGGAGGCCGGCACCTGGGAAAACTCGTGCCTCGGCGAAACGGAATCCCCCGGTGATGGCCATCCGTGTGCGGATGAATCAAGCGAATCGTCATCGGACGAGTCCTCGATTGAGGAGCAACCACATTAGGGCCACCACTGATCCTTGGAGAACGGGGCGGGTCGGTGGTCGtatttgaaataaaagcaTTCGCGGGAAATGGCAAAACGGAGACGCTACTTTATCGTTACTCGTCCTAGCCAACGGGGCAATCAGTTAACCACGAAGGCTGACAACTGGCCTTAAATTTACTCGCCCACGTCCACCGATGCGGTGATggaccggcacggcacggcgcaccACGCGAACGTGCAATGCGTTACATTAATTTCATGCCCAACGATGCGCACCCAGCAGCTGGCCATATATTTCCCCGAATCCATCCGCCTGCCATCCGCGGATGGTGCACAATTAGTGGCTTAATGTACAGTCGCACTCGGAGCGCCCCGTACAGATGTTTGTGCACTAACGCCGAATGACGTCGCACCGAATGTTACACCCGTTGGCCGCGCGAGAAGCCATAACGTACGCGAGGCATAATTTACCTGCCTGCCCGTGAAGCCATATTTCTTCATAGAGAAAGACCTGGGCGGGCGCGCCAGCTGAAGACACGCCTGACGAACGGTGGGTAAGCACGTCCTGCGCTGTAGCCTCAATGCTGCAATCATTAATCAACGGCAACGGTCCTGCCAAAAGGCGGCGCGACTCCGGTCCTATTACTACGAAATGCACTTTGTCGGTGTGGGTGCATCGGGACTAGGGAGCTGCCTTTTGAAGGCTCAATCATCCCCAAATGGGGCTGCTCGGTTTCGAGAGCAAATTGAACTCATATTTTAGGCCGTCACTCAAACGTTCCCAATTCCCGGTGGCTTGGGGAGCTGTCCCAGTTTGAGCTGGTCTTGCCACGAAGCCTGTGGAGGCCATATTGGCGCACGATGCTGGTGGATCACCTTTAGTCCATGTCAGAACCGAAGATTATTCGCAGTTCGCTGAGGAACAACGCAGTCCGCAGTCGTGAAGGGAAAAAGCATTTGCAGCTGTAACGATCGTGACCACTGGTGGTGTGCCGTGTCCTGTGTTCTTCGGAGGACGCAACAATATATTGATGTCTTTTCATCACTCTTCCCTTTCCGGCGTGTGCCCGTCGTCGTAGCTCTTTGGTGTGTCGTTACGATTCCTGCCTCGTACTCGCTGCGCGCGCCTATAGCATCTCCATCATGATGCTGGACCACGGACCCGAATGGAGCACACAGAATTCGCCGGATCGTAATAACGGATGACCGACGTCGACACGACGACACCTGGCACGGGTGAGCCCCTTCCGGAGCCAGCAGGATACAAAGGTTTTGCACAATGTCCACACGAGGCACCACGGACCGTCGTCCTGCTGATGGTCTGATGGATTGAGTGATAAGATGGGAGTGATGGCCCGGTCGTTTTTACCCTCGTTAAGATGTCACTGTGTCGCCCTGTGTGGGGCTAGAGCGGGCAGTATAAGCGGATTATGTACATTCTGATTGTGCGAATCGATGGACGGCAGGTTTTACAATTCACTTATGGGCAATGGACTGCAGATTTAGGAACGTGTTTACATTATTCAAGCAGAAGTCTCTATCGGGCGCACCCCACGCCACCTAATATTGGGCCAAGTAGCACTCGACTGTTTGTGACTCCTACCGGAGAGGCGTCTGAAAAGGACCCAAGAAGTAACCTTTCGCGTGGACAGGTTCGCGTGGAAACCGCAGCATGCCTTTACGCGCGCGCAGACCAAGCTCTCGGAAGAGCCAACCCACGGAAAGCCGTTTCCCTAGATTGGATTGCCACTTGAATTCCGGAGCTTCGGTTACGACGGCTCCAGGTTGACGCGGTAGGAATGGattcccggtgcccggccaATCACGGTTAGCCCGGTTCAGAAGGAACGGGCCAACGATATCCGTATCGAGTTAATAGGATAATTTCCATTACAACCTAGCAGTCACTACGCAATCTACTGTAAGTGTGCGCGCTCGTGAAACGATTCTCTCCCAAGGTACTTCCTCTGACGTGGCGAGTATGCAAATCGAGACGCGTGGTGGTACTCGCTTACTCGGAAGCATGCCAGTGGGGGCTAGGAGAAGATGTCAGCTGCTGAAttgaaacgaaagtaaaataaCAGTTTCGTTCGCTGCTGGAACCATTTGATTTTATGCGTTCCCTTGGCGGCGACCTTGCAGCCAACGGTCAGGTGATCAACGGTGCACTTTTGGCCGGGCGTGCGGCATGTACCAGAAATCTAATCAATGCTCCAACcactgatgctgctgctactgctatGGTGGTATGGCATTCCAACGGATGCCCTATCCCCGGTTCCCAACCCCGGTTCCGAGAAGCGTGTCCCGCCGAGAACTGGGTTCAGTGGGGCGCAGTGAGCAGCGTCGGAGGAAAACAAACTCATTACCAAAATGCTAGCAGCAAATACGATGCTAATGCATTCGCTGGAATTGTTTACCAGCCAGGGAAAACCCGTTGACCACGTGCGTGtctgtgcgtgtgtatgtgtggtctGGTGGCGAGATAATTGATGGGTTCGACCGGAGGGTGAGCGGCGAGGAAGGAAGTCCGGTGCGGATTAATACGTCCATTTGCTACGTGTCGTATTTATAGAGTCAACCGGTGGACGTGTCCGCGAAGTCCAATTAGTTGTGGCCAATCTATTCACAACGCCACTGGTGATCCGCGGGGCGACAGAATTCTCTCCCATGTGTTAAACACCTTCATTTCGGCCCAATCTCAGCCCCGACTATGTGCATCaggaagtgttttttttcccgatgATTCACGAACGATGTTTATTAAGCAATACTCAGCCAGGATGCGACCGAGCAGCAAGTGACGGTGCATAATTTTGCagttgcataatttttccattactttccgagagaaaatataaaacttcAACGACGACCTCTTCGGAGTTGAATGCGATTATCTAAAAGTGTAACGCAGATATCAGTTCGCGGGAATCCTCTTAggtcaacgacgacgacgataacgaAAGCTGATTAGTTGAAAATGGAACTTTTCCCATCTCCCGCCGgggttttctctttcttggGGCTTgggtgctgccgctgcaccGCCGTTGCAACTTACCATCTGGGCGACGCAGAAGCAGTGGCGATAGTTGTGGAATGGTACGTCGTTGTAGTGCTTGTAGACCTCGTACAGCCACTCGCGCAGCGTCTCGATCGGTATGCCGAACTTCTCGACCAGGTTCAGCTCGACGAACATCGTCTGCATCAGGTGGATCACGTCCCAGTCCTCCCATTCGTACGAGTCGAAGGCCGGCAGCCGCAGGGCCGCCTTCACCTCGTCCGACAGCGTCTGGTTGCAGACCTCCAGGAAGCGCTGCTTCACGTCCGTGTGCTTTGGTAGGCTAGTTTTGCGATGCGGCGGACCGCGCGGTCTGCTCGATAGACCTGGAAGAGGCGAGCGGGGGAAAAATAACAGCTTATAAATGGTGGACAATCGGGAAAGCACTAGAAACGGTTGGGAACGGAGCTGAAGTGCGCTGGGAAAATTCTTGCCCCATTTCATCAGAAGCGCGCCCGGGAAAAACCTCGGTCACGAGGACGACCCtttttccttattttcttttttacaaaACACATTTCGATGCCAAGCCAACGGTAACCACGGGTATCGCTACATTCCAGCTAACGAGAGATACCGACGAGAGACGGGCATCAAACGAGAGATACCGACCGGTCATTCCAGGAAAATGGCATTCGGAGTGTGCTGTTGTGAGAAAAACCTGGATTGGCTTAGATGCTTGGCCCGGGGGGTTGCTGGCTGAACATGGAGAGTGCGTATGCAAATAAACATCCCACAACTGGACGACCATGAGCGCGACACGATGTGAACGTTATCGATATCGGAAAGGACCTCAGCGGCGTTGATAAAGTTAAATTTCTAAATTGCATCATGCGTAGTTTACAAAACAACAGCCACCACAACAATGGCGACTTCTTTGATCGTAATTTCCCGAGTTTTTCAGCATTTGTACAGTTTCTCATTACAATAGAAGCTAGCCATCCGTCCGGACTGCGGTGCAGAGATTACGCTCTGTGCCGACGAGTTAACCAATAGAAGCCGTGTGTTGTTTGAAACTCCGATGACCGGCACTTCGTTGTAATAACTCTCCCGCATGGGCCaatgaatcaatttttaaCGCTGTAGAATTTCAACCGCCTCCATCCGCCTCCTTCGTCGGTGTATAGTTCACCGGTTCTACGCTAGTGGCGCTTGGTTTCGAAAAATGGTTCATGGAAAAATggctttgttcgaaatggaCCGTGTTCCGGTTCGAGTCGACATCATCGGCAGGTACTCGGCCCCCTATATCACGCATCACGGAAGGTACAGCACCCACTATGACGGCAGACAAaagatttttcgatttttcgtttttctgtaCCCTTCCATTGTGCTTTTTCAGCCCCAATCACAGCGGAGGCGACTTTATAGACGAGGCTGCGTACAGTTTCCATACCCTATAgcgtccgacgacgacacacgGAGAGACGACTTTGGCCAAACAGCTTCTCGATTGTTCgtcgaacggaaaaaaatcttGGTTTTGCTATTCTGATGGCTACGAGTGCCACGCGAGTTTCATCCTGCACGGTACATTCGGTCGATGTGCActttgatggaaaattgataCCGTAGATGGTGGCTAGAGTTGTCAGTTTCGCCACTGCAAAAGTTGGTCGCCTCAAACTGAAGTGCATAAAACCGGGCATAGTGAACCGAACCCAAATGGAtgtgttcttcttctttaTTCTCCGATTTTTCGGACACAGCCGCAATGATGACACCGGGTCATGATGTCAAAACTGGGACCTTCTCTGTTTTTTTGACAGCATAAAGACAcgttaacaaacaaaaagtatAGCGTTTTGGACCTGTTGTCCAAGAACTGGTGTATTGTCTTCGTAGTTGATGCTCAGCAGGgtattcaatttttaaaatggcagctattcaactaaaagtttAACACTATGGGTGACAGATATATTCGAAAACTGTCAAGTGCCAGTCCTGCCATTTGGAACGTTTGCTTCGATGAAGCAAATGGGATGTGAAATTAAAACCGTGCGCTACCTCGCAAAGGTTCCATGGATAACTGAGATCTAATAACGAGATAGATTGAAGAGCCCATCGAAATGGCATGCGATGGCGCCATCTCGTCTG encodes the following:
- the LOC131209961 gene encoding uncharacterized protein LOC131209961 — protein: MKPLTLVLTVFLLGGITVLLSEVSAAHLPVPYFDQRLTGGPLSSSDIAYLRRLVESESADEVTTVEPGSSEAGTWENSCLGETESPGDGHPCADESSESSSDESSIEEQPH